TATAAAAAAAGAACATATCTGCTGACCAAGGCTGAACGGTCATTCTACGAGGTTTTGAACTCCATAGCAAAAAAGCAAAACCTTAAAGTATTTACGAAAGTCCGAATTGCCGATTTGCTTTACCTCCCTAAAAAAGTGAATAACAGAACATCCTATCAAAACCGGATTAATTCAAAACATATTGACTTTGTTATTTGCGATACCGTGCATATCATGCCGCTCATTGCCGTTGAATTGGATGACTCCTCACACCAACAAGCAAAAAGGGTACACCGGGACGAGTTTGTGAACAAGGCTTTTAAGGATGCGGGGCTTCCCCTTCTACGCATACCCGTCAAACAGTCATATAGTGTTATTGAGTTAACGGGGGAGATTGATAGAATTCTGAGCCCTGCACAAAATGAAGTTGCTGCGGCTCCCGAGCACGTCAAGACAAGGACCTAAACTATAGGGTACAAGCAGAGTAAAGGGTGCTTAAGCATGATTTACTATGCTCCTGGACAATAATTCCCTGGTCGGTCGCTTTCCCTCCGACAGCCTGGAGCCCGATGCACATACCTCACAGGGCAATTATCTATTGCTGTTCTTTAACTGTTGTTGGTTTCTACAACCTGGTCTTCCAGGTTGTTTTAGTTCCTCTCTTAGTTTCAATCGCACAAATATGGATAATGTGCAGTTTCAATGTAAATTCATGAATTCCCCTACCATGCAAAAATGAATTAGTAAATATCCCCACGCAACGTCTTCAATGCTTTCTGGAGCCTGAAAAAGCAGAAACCAAACCAAGA
This window of the Bacillota bacterium genome carries:
- a CDS encoding DUF2726 domain-containing protein, which gives rise to MEGRFKMSSILISLLILVILVLILYYTGILEKLLKRPEVKEVQLPYKKRTYLLTKAERSFYEVLNSIAKKQNLKVFTKVRIADLLYLPKKVNNRTSYQNRINSKHIDFVICDTVHIMPLIAVELDDSSHQQAKRVHRDEFVNKAFKDAGLPLLRIPVKQSYSVIELTGEIDRILSPAQNEVAAAPEHVKTRT